The Spirosoma oryzicola region CCTTCGAACGGACCCTGCTCTGGCGGACGCGTTGGCTTTTTACGTCATGTCGAAGCGGGTGGCACAGGCGCAGGCCCGTGAGCAACGTCTTCGCGAATTCGATGCTTTACGTAATAAAAACGCCCGTATCGGCCAGCGAATCACCGGTACGTGGATACTGTATGCAGCGGCTGCCTGTATTGTCTTCCTGCTTGGTCTGAGCTGGTATTTTTTTAGCCTGTCAACAGAGCCAGCAGCGGTAGCCAGCCAACAGGTTGACGCGTACATCACTGCCCAGTTTAGCCAACTGCCAACTACGATGGATGCGCGCTCGGACAGCCTGAAAATAGGCGTTGATTTGTTCAACAAAGGCAATTTGGGGGAAGCCGCTACCGTCTTTGGGGGTATCCTGGCGCAGCATCCCGACAACGACACAGCCTTAAAATATGCGGGTATTGTTTCCCTCCGGCAGGGAAATTACGACAAAGCCATCGACCAGTTTGACCGCCTTAGCCAGCGAACCGATCTGTACGCCAACCCAGGCTTATTCTACAAAAGTCTGACGCTGCTGAAGCGCGGACGACCGATGGATAAAAGCCAGGCCGAAAAATTGCTTCGTGAGTTGATTAGCAGGAATTTAGAAGGAAAACGGGAGGCCCAAGAGTTGCTGAAAACGTTGTGAGGAAG contains the following coding sequences:
- a CDS encoding tetratricopeptide repeat protein produces the protein MNTDLETIENYVNGQLSAEDRAQFEATLRTDPALADALAFYVMSKRVAQAQAREQRLREFDALRNKNARIGQRITGTWILYAAAACIVFLLGLSWYFFSLSTEPAAVASQQVDAYITAQFSQLPTTMDARSDSLKIGVDLFNKGNLGEAATVFGGILAQHPDNDTALKYAGIVSLRQGNYDKAIDQFDRLSQRTDLYANPGLFYKSLTLLKRGRPMDKSQAEKLLRELISRNLEGKREAQELLKTL